The following are encoded together in the Daucus carota subsp. sativus chromosome 5, DH1 v3.0, whole genome shotgun sequence genome:
- the LOC135152832 gene encoding wall-associated receptor kinase 2-like gives MMFVWLPLTLLSQISIYTVQSAPAAFAPAPAPSPALPAYEIVKPGCIPTCGDLVVPYPFGTSQGCYLENEFSSFLINCSDSTPHLGKGSIPVRNISLIDQHIHISTRAARICYNDIATQVTYEDPYFLGLSKFQVNHTNKFTVIGCSTLALITGSRVQNYTTGCASVCDGVPSVVNGSCSGIGCCQTSLPKGARDFEVEFRVFNNSVLADIPCSSAFVAEDGFYNFSSSDLITIEERLFPVMLDWSVGTETCAIAKKNKTSYACVAPDSTCTDSVYGEGTGYQCRCPSGYEGNPYLSNGCIDVDECATSNPCHSPATCLNQPPESVQCECPHGYNLTADEKGCEIIGHAGGSGTAGSSRSVFLPSSIHHI, from the exons ATGATGTTTGTTTGGTTACCGCTGACGTTGTTATCTCAAATTTCCATCTATACTGTACAATCAGCACCAGCAGCATTTGCACCAGCACCCGCACCCTCACCAGCACTCCCCGCATATGAAATTGTGAAGCCTGGTTGTATTCCCACCTGCGGTGACCTTGTGGTTCCCTACCCCTTCGGCACATCCCAAGGGTGCTATCTCGAAAATGAGTTCAGTTCTTTCCTTATTAACTGCAGTGACAGCACCCCTCACCTTGGCAAAGGTTCTATACCTGTACGCAACATATCGCTTATTGATCAGCATATTCACATATCAACACGTGCAGCTCGCATCTGTTACAATGATATAGCAACACAAGTCACATACGAAGATCCTTATTTTCTTGGATTATCAAAATTTCAAGTCAACCATACTAATAAGTTCACTGTCATTGGATGTTCTACTTTAGCACTCATCACAGGTTCTCGGGTTCAAAACTACACGACTGGATGTGCCTCGGTATGTGATGGTGTTCCGAGTGTGGTAAATGGATCATGCTCCGGTATTGGGTGTTGCCAGACTTCACTGCCAAAAGGTGCCAGGGACTTTGAAGTGGAATTTCGAGTTTTCAATAACTCAGTATTAGCAGACATACCATGTAGCTCAGCTTTTGTTGCTGAAGATGGCTTCTACAACTTTTCTTCTTCGGACTTGATCACAATTGAGGAAAGGTTATTTCCTGTTATGCTTGATTGGTCTGTCGGAACTGAAACTTGTGCTATagcaaagaaaaataaaacaagttATGCATGTGTGGCACCAGATAGCACTTGCACTGATTCAGTCTATGGTGAGGGCACAGGTTACCAGTGTCGTTGTCCATCTGGTTACGAAGGAAACCCTTACTTAAGCAATGGTTGCATAG ATGTTGACGAATGTGCAACTTCAAATCCTTGTCATTCTCCTGCAACATGTCTGAACCAACCGCCTGAAAGCGTCCAATGTGAATGTCCACACGGTTATAACCTTACAGCTGACGAAAAAGGTTGTGAAATAATTGGTCATGCCGGTGGATCTGGCACAGCTGGATCTAGTAGGTCAGTATTCTTGCCTTCTTCAATACATCACATTTAG
- the LOC108222249 gene encoding polyadenylate-binding protein 7 isoform X1 translates to MTTINAVPVSLYVGDLHPEVGDTQLFNAFSEFQSLASVRVCRDSTNGLSLCYGYVNFLSPQDANQAIELKNHSVLNGKVIRVTWSSRDPTARKTGIGNVFIKNLNESVDNAKLQELFQKFGNIVSCKVVMSEDTKSKGFGFVQFEHEESAHAAIEKLNESIFEGKQLYVGKFVRKSDRASSGLDDKYTNLYVKNLDLEVNEELLKEKFSEFGKIASLIISKDENDKSRGFGFVNFDSPDDARRAMETMNGSQLAGSKVLYVARAQKKSEREQLLRRQFEERRKEKILKYQASNVYVKNIHDKVSDTELREQFSQCGTITSAKLMRDEKGISKGFGFVCFSTPEEANKAVTSFHGFMLHGKPLYVAIAQRKEERQAQLQLQFAQRVAGLAGQPAVFSGGYPPYYYTAPGIIPQVSPRPGLMYQPLAMGPGWSANGFAAPSRPAFQPSHRPTMPNNSRQHRQNRGRVNGHLHPQGGPRSVSFVPHLQQTPQLLVSSNDASNQQGSGHASYVPNGRARGVNKGTTASSVPMNSDGTEGLEMPVPMNPDGTEGLEMLSSRLAAASPDQQKQMLGDRLFPLVNQLKPDLGGKITGMLLEMDNSELLLLLESPESLSAKVEKAVEVLQLSKTKVADQEALHPSYLSAQVAVN, encoded by the exons ATGACGACGATCAACGCCGTTCCGGTGTCGCTGTACGTCGGAGACCTTCATCCAGAAGTGGGAGACACGCAGTTGTTCAATGCGTTTTCCGAGTTTCAAAGCCTCGCTTCTGTACGTGTATGTCGTGACTCAACCAACGGCCTCTCTCTCTGTTACGGTTACGTCAACTTTCTCTCTCCTCAGGATG CAAATCAGGCTATTGAGCTGAAAAATCATTCTGTACTTAATGGGAAGGTGATAAGGGTTACGTGGTCATCTCGAGATCCAACAGCAAGAAAAACTGGAATCGGCAATGTGTTTATCAAG AACTTGAATGAATCTGTTGATAATGCAAAACTGCAAGAACTGTTTCAGAAATTTGGCAATATCGTGTCTTGCAAAGTCGTCATGTCTGAGGACACCAAGAGTAAGGGATTTGGATTTGTTCAGTTCGAGCATGAGGAATCTGCACATGCTGCTATTGAGAAGCTAAATGAAAGCATCTTTGAAGGCAAACAATT GTATGTTGGTAAGTTTGTAAGAAAAAGTGACCGAGCTTCATCTGGTCTTGATGacaaatatacaaatttatacgTGAAGAATTTGGATTTAGAAGTCAATGAAGAACTTCTTAAAGAAAAGTTTTCCGAATTTGGGAAAATTGCTAGCTTGATCATATCAAAAGACGAAAACGACAAATCTAGAGGGTTTGGATTCGTCAATTTTGATAGCCCAGATGATGCTAGACGGGCAATGGAAACTATGAATGGATCACAACTTG CAGGTTCAAAGGTTCTCTATGTAGCTAGGGCACAAAAGAAATCAGAGCGTGAGCAATTATTGCGTCGTCAGTTTGAGGagagaagaaaggagaaaatcTTGAAATATCAG GCATCAAATGTGTATGTCAAAAATATTCATGATAAAGTCAGTGACACTGAGCTGCGCGAACAATTCAGTCAGTGTGGAACTATTACTTCTGCTAAACTGATGAGAGATGAAAAAGGAATTAGCAAAGGATTTGGATTTGTCTGTTTCTCCACACCTGAGGAAGCTAACAAAGCTGTGACCTCATTTCACG GTTTTATGCTTCATGGAAAGCCATTATATGTTGCAATTGCTCAAAGGAAAGAGGAGAGACAAGCACAATTACAACTGCAGTTTGCACAGCGTGTTGCAGGACTGGCAGGTCAACCAGCGGTTTTTTCAGGTGGTTATCCTCCTTACTACTACACAGCTCCTGGTATTATTCCACAAGTTTCTCCAAGACCAGGGTTGATGTATCAGCCTCTGGCTATGGGGCCTGGATGGAGTGCCAATGGCTTTGCAGCTCCATCAAGACCAGCTTTTCAACCATCTCATCGTCCAACC ATGCCAAACAATTCAAGGCAACATAGGCAAAACAGGGGAAGGGTAAATGGCCATCTGCATCCGCAAGGTGGTCCTCGCAGTGTCTCGTTTGTGCCACATTTGCAACAAACACCACAGTTGTTAGTTTCATCAAATGATGCGAGCAACCAGCAG GGTTCTGGCCATGCTAGTTATGTGCCAAATGGGCGCGCCCGTGGAGTGAACAAAGGGACAACTGCATCCTCTGTTCCTATGAACTCTGATGGAACTGAAGGATTGGAGATGCCTGTTCCTATGAACCCTGATGGAACTGAAGGATTGGAGATGCTTAGTAGTAGGTTAGCTGCCGCTTCCCCTGATCAACAGAAACAAATGCTTGGTGATCGCTTATTCCCTCTTGTCAACCAACTGAAG CCTGATCTTGGTGGAAAGATAACTGGAATGCTTTTGGAAATGGACAACTCAGAATTGCTTTTGTTATTGGAGTCACCAGAGTCATTGTCTGCCAAGGTGGAAAAGGCTGTTGAAGTCCTCCAGCTTTCCAAGACTAAAGTAGCTGATCAAGAGGCACTTCATCCTAGTTACTTATCTGCCCAAGTGGCAGTGAACTGA
- the LOC108220701 gene encoding peptidyl-prolyl cis-trans isomerase FKBP16-4, chloroplastic yields the protein MELTLFLHKPSLLPRSLSSISVRPSNKNTSVVFSPCHCSQSSSESTHETHASSLQLPGRRALVGSFLAATAAGIYICDEAGAASTSRRALRGAKIPESEYTTLPNGLKYYDLKVGNGAEAVQGSRVAVHYVAKWKSITFMTSRQGMGIGGGTPYGFDVGQSERGNVLKGLDLGVKGMKVGGQRLLIVPPELAYGSKGVQEIPPNATIELDVELLSIKQSPFGSPVKIVEG from the exons ATGGAACTCActctttttcttcacaaaccTTCATTACTTCCACGCTCTCTTTCCTCCATTTCTGTGAGACCCTCCAACAAAAACACTAGTGTTGTTTTTTCTCCATGTCACTGCTCACAATCTTCCTCTGAGTCTACACATGAAACACATGCTTCATCATTACAGCTCCCAGGAAGAAGGGCTCTAGTGGGTAGTTTTCTTGCAGCAACAG CTGCTGGTATTTATATCTGCGATGAGGCCGGTGCTGCTAGCACGAGCAGAAGAGCT CTCAGGGGAGCCAAAATACCAGAGAGTGAATATACTACCCTCCCCAATGGGCTCAA GTATTATGATTTGAAGGTTGGAAATGGAGCAGAAGCAGTCCAGGGATCTCGGGTTGCA GTCCACTATGTTGCCAAATGGAAAAGCATCACATTTATGACTAGTAGGCAAGGGATGGGAATCGGTGGTGGGACG CCTTATGGATTTGACGTGGGTCAATCAGAGAGGGGAAATGTTCTCAAAGGTTTAGACCTAGGCGTTAAAGGCATGAAAGTAGGAGGCCAG CGGTTGCTGATTGTACCTCCGGAGCTAGCTTATGGAAGCAAGGGGGTGCAGGAAATACCTCCTAATGCAACAATTGAG CTGGATGTTGAGTTACTATCCATCAAACAGAGCCCATTTGG GTCTCctgttaaaattgttgaagGATGA
- the LOC108221507 gene encoding LOW QUALITY PROTEIN: putative wall-associated receptor kinase-like 16 (The sequence of the model RefSeq protein was modified relative to this genomic sequence to represent the inferred CDS: deleted 1 base in 1 codon) translates to MIPFCEDTEYCVVNDLVICLTFLIILKYCEKKHPVVSGDGYNNRCEHKPVCFSCGKCLDILVAGKKKAYQTERKFFAQNGGFMLREELSKDNDLAKATRLFTEEDLKKATRNYDETGIIGQGGYGTVFKGLLPNNIAVAIKKSKPSEQSQTSQFINEVIILSRINHINVVKLIGCCLETEVPLLVYEFITNGTLSDHIHDKDSSTYFSWELCLQIAAEIAGAVAYLHSAASPPIIHRDIKSANILLDENFVAKVADFGASKLVPRDHAEIGTLVQGTFGYMDPEYFFSSALTEKSDVYSFGVVLAELLTGERAISFDRPEKDRSLAMYFISSMRTGNGMPSIIQKSLANDEKNIQQIKQVSMLAARCLQVTGDKRPSMKEVAMELEGLKAMVEQPWVDQGSTTDHTETEYLLNQSVLSDAMGSTGLGYSSIVGFDNTSIQMTGKVQFR, encoded by the exons ATGATCCCCTTTTGTGAGGATACAGAGTACTGTGTTGTAAATGATCTAGTAATTTGTCTAACCTTTTTGATAATACTTAAATATTGCGAGAAAAAGCATCCAGTCGTAAGTGGTGATGGTTATAATAACAGGTGTGAGCACAAGCCTGTTTGTTTTAGCTGTGGGAAGTGCTTGGATATTTTGGTTGCTGGCAAAAAGAAAGCATATCAAACAGAAAGA AAGTTTTTCGCACAAAATGGTGGATTTATGCTAAGAGAAGAGCTATCCAAAGACAATGACTTGGCCAAAGCAACTAGACTTTTTACTGAAGAAGATCTCAAAAAGGCCACGAGGAACTATGATGAAACCGGAATCATTGGCCAAGGGGGTTATGGAACAGTTTTTAAGGGACTATTACCTAATAATATAGCAGTTGCCATCAAGAAGTCCAAACCAAGCGAACAAAGCCAGACATCACAATTCATCAACGAAGTAATCATTCTTTCCAGGATTAACCACATCAACGTAGTAAAGCTAATAGGTTGTTGTCTGGAGACAGAAGTCCCCTTGCTAGTTTACGAGTTTATCACGAATGGAACCCTCTCCGACCATATTCATGATAAAGACAGCAGCACCTATTTTTCATGGGAATTATGCCTACAAATAGCTGCAGAAATTGCAGGAGCAGTTGCTTACTTGCATTCTGCTGCTTCTCCGCCAATCATTCATCGAGATATTAAAAGCGCCAACATACTACTTGATGAGAATTTCGTTGCAAAAGTGGCAGATTTTGGGGCCTCAAAACTAGTGCCTCGTGATCACGCTGAAATAGGTACTTTAGTGCAAGGGACTTTCGGATATATGGATCCAGAGTACTTCTTTTCAAGTGCATTGACGGAGAAGAGTGATGTGTATAGTTTTGGAGTGGTTTTAGCGGAGCTTCTTACAGGAGAGCGTGCAATATCCTTCGACAGGCCAGAAAAAGATAGGAGTCTAGCAATGTACTTTATATCTTCGATGAGGACTGGCAATGGAATGCCTAGCATCATTCAGAAAAGTCTAGCTAATGACGAGAAGAACATTCAGCAGATCAAACAAGTATCCATGCTGGCAGCAAGGTGTTTACAAGTGACGGGAGACAAAAGGCCTAGTATGAAGGAAGTCGCGATGGAGCTAGAGGGTTTGAAAGCAATGGTGGAGCAACCATGGGTGGATCAAGGCTCGACTACTGATCATACTGAGACTGAGTACCTGCTCAACCAGAGCGTGCTTTCAGACGCTATGGGAAGCACTGGTCTTGGTTATAGTTCTATAGTTGGATTCGATAACACTAGTATTCAGATGACAGGGAAAGTTCAATTTAGGTGA
- the LOC108222389 gene encoding GDSL esterase/lipase At5g03810 — MGFSKRVLASLLLVAATNLLLAYGQPLVPAFNIFGDSVVDSGNNNNLYTLVKANFPPYGRDFVNHRPTGRFCNGKLATDFTAEFLGFTSYPPAYLTQDATRNSILTGANFASASSGYSNMTANSYHAVSLPLQLEYYKDWQRKIVSMVGRDRGKAIFSGALHLLSTGNSDFLQNYYINPTLSGTYTSDQFSEILLRSYAGFVQSLYGLGARRIGVTSLPPAGCLPAAITLFGGGSNQCVARINADAVLFNSKLKRTSDSLKKQFPDLKLVVFDIYQPLLDIIAKPADNGFFETRRACCGTGTIETSLLCNSRSVGTCSNATQYVFWDGFHPTEAANQVLAQAILGQGIDLIS; from the exons ATGGGGTTCTCAAAAAGGGTTTTAGCTTCTTTGCTTCTTGTTGCTGCAACAAATCTACTTTTGGCTTATGGACAACCTCTTGTTCCTGCATTCAACATCTTTGGTGACTCGGTTGTTGATTCCGGTAACAACAACAATCTCTACACCCTTGTCAAGGCCAACTTCCCTCCATATGGAAGAGACTTTGTCAATCATAGACCTACTGGAAGGTTCTGTAATGGAAAATTAGCCACCGACTTCACTG CTGAGTTCCTGGGGTTCACTTCTTACCCGCCAGCTTACCTGACTCAGGACGCCACGAGAAACAGCATCCTCACCGGTGCCAACTTTGCATCAGCTTCTTCTGGTTACTCTAACATGACAGCTAACTCATAT CATGCCGTTTCATTACCACTGCAGTTAGAGTATTACAAGGATTGGCAACGAAAAATTGTCAGTATGGTAGGAAGAGACAGAGGTAAAGCAATATTCTCAGGGGCACTCCATCTTCTGAGTACAGGAAACAGCGACTTCCTTCAGAATTACTATATCAATCCAACCCTCAGCGGTACCTACACATCGGATCAGTTTTCAGAAATTCTTCTCCGATCCTATGCTGGCTTTGTTCAG AGTTTATATGGGCTGGGAGCAAGGAGGATTGGAGTAACAAGCCTACCTCCGGCAGGATGTTTGCCAGCTGCCATCACTTTGTTTGGAGGAGGAAGTAATCAGTGTGTTGCAAGGATCAACGCGGACGCTGTTTTGTTCAACAGTAAGCTGAAACGCACATCTGATAGTTTAAAGAAACAGTTTCCTGATCTCAAACTTGTAGTTTTTGATATCTACCAGCCCCTGCTTGACATTATTGCAAAGCCAGCTGATAACG GGTTCTTTGAGACAAGGAGAGCCTGTTGTGGTACTGGTACAATTGAAACATCCCTGCTGTGCAACTCAAGGTCTGTCGGAACATGTTCAAATGCCACACAGTATGTGTTCTGGGATGGCTTTCATCCCACTGAAGCTGCAAATCAGGTGCTGGCACAAGCTATACTTGGACAAGGAATTGATCTCATTTCTTGA
- the LOC108222249 gene encoding polyadenylate-binding protein 7 isoform X2 produces the protein MTTINAVPVSLYVGDLHPEVGDTQLFNAFSEFQSLASVRVCRDSTNGLSLCYGYVNFLSPQDANQAIELKNHSVLNGKVIRVTWSSRDPTARKTGIGNVFIKNLNESVDNAKLQELFQKFGNIVSCKVVMSEDTKSKGFGFVQFEHEESAHAAIEKLNESIFEGKQLYVGKFVRKSDRASSGLDDKYTNLYVKNLDLEVNEELLKEKFSEFGKIASLIISKDENDKSRGFGFVNFDSPDDARRAMETMNGSQLGSKVLYVARAQKKSEREQLLRRQFEERRKEKILKYQASNVYVKNIHDKVSDTELREQFSQCGTITSAKLMRDEKGISKGFGFVCFSTPEEANKAVTSFHGFMLHGKPLYVAIAQRKEERQAQLQLQFAQRVAGLAGQPAVFSGGYPPYYYTAPGIIPQVSPRPGLMYQPLAMGPGWSANGFAAPSRPAFQPSHRPTMPNNSRQHRQNRGRVNGHLHPQGGPRSVSFVPHLQQTPQLLVSSNDASNQQGSGHASYVPNGRARGVNKGTTASSVPMNSDGTEGLEMPVPMNPDGTEGLEMLSSRLAAASPDQQKQMLGDRLFPLVNQLKPDLGGKITGMLLEMDNSELLLLLESPESLSAKVEKAVEVLQLSKTKVADQEALHPSYLSAQVAVN, from the exons ATGACGACGATCAACGCCGTTCCGGTGTCGCTGTACGTCGGAGACCTTCATCCAGAAGTGGGAGACACGCAGTTGTTCAATGCGTTTTCCGAGTTTCAAAGCCTCGCTTCTGTACGTGTATGTCGTGACTCAACCAACGGCCTCTCTCTCTGTTACGGTTACGTCAACTTTCTCTCTCCTCAGGATG CAAATCAGGCTATTGAGCTGAAAAATCATTCTGTACTTAATGGGAAGGTGATAAGGGTTACGTGGTCATCTCGAGATCCAACAGCAAGAAAAACTGGAATCGGCAATGTGTTTATCAAG AACTTGAATGAATCTGTTGATAATGCAAAACTGCAAGAACTGTTTCAGAAATTTGGCAATATCGTGTCTTGCAAAGTCGTCATGTCTGAGGACACCAAGAGTAAGGGATTTGGATTTGTTCAGTTCGAGCATGAGGAATCTGCACATGCTGCTATTGAGAAGCTAAATGAAAGCATCTTTGAAGGCAAACAATT GTATGTTGGTAAGTTTGTAAGAAAAAGTGACCGAGCTTCATCTGGTCTTGATGacaaatatacaaatttatacgTGAAGAATTTGGATTTAGAAGTCAATGAAGAACTTCTTAAAGAAAAGTTTTCCGAATTTGGGAAAATTGCTAGCTTGATCATATCAAAAGACGAAAACGACAAATCTAGAGGGTTTGGATTCGTCAATTTTGATAGCCCAGATGATGCTAGACGGGCAATGGAAACTATGAATGGATCACAACTTG GTTCAAAGGTTCTCTATGTAGCTAGGGCACAAAAGAAATCAGAGCGTGAGCAATTATTGCGTCGTCAGTTTGAGGagagaagaaaggagaaaatcTTGAAATATCAG GCATCAAATGTGTATGTCAAAAATATTCATGATAAAGTCAGTGACACTGAGCTGCGCGAACAATTCAGTCAGTGTGGAACTATTACTTCTGCTAAACTGATGAGAGATGAAAAAGGAATTAGCAAAGGATTTGGATTTGTCTGTTTCTCCACACCTGAGGAAGCTAACAAAGCTGTGACCTCATTTCACG GTTTTATGCTTCATGGAAAGCCATTATATGTTGCAATTGCTCAAAGGAAAGAGGAGAGACAAGCACAATTACAACTGCAGTTTGCACAGCGTGTTGCAGGACTGGCAGGTCAACCAGCGGTTTTTTCAGGTGGTTATCCTCCTTACTACTACACAGCTCCTGGTATTATTCCACAAGTTTCTCCAAGACCAGGGTTGATGTATCAGCCTCTGGCTATGGGGCCTGGATGGAGTGCCAATGGCTTTGCAGCTCCATCAAGACCAGCTTTTCAACCATCTCATCGTCCAACC ATGCCAAACAATTCAAGGCAACATAGGCAAAACAGGGGAAGGGTAAATGGCCATCTGCATCCGCAAGGTGGTCCTCGCAGTGTCTCGTTTGTGCCACATTTGCAACAAACACCACAGTTGTTAGTTTCATCAAATGATGCGAGCAACCAGCAG GGTTCTGGCCATGCTAGTTATGTGCCAAATGGGCGCGCCCGTGGAGTGAACAAAGGGACAACTGCATCCTCTGTTCCTATGAACTCTGATGGAACTGAAGGATTGGAGATGCCTGTTCCTATGAACCCTGATGGAACTGAAGGATTGGAGATGCTTAGTAGTAGGTTAGCTGCCGCTTCCCCTGATCAACAGAAACAAATGCTTGGTGATCGCTTATTCCCTCTTGTCAACCAACTGAAG CCTGATCTTGGTGGAAAGATAACTGGAATGCTTTTGGAAATGGACAACTCAGAATTGCTTTTGTTATTGGAGTCACCAGAGTCATTGTCTGCCAAGGTGGAAAAGGCTGTTGAAGTCCTCCAGCTTTCCAAGACTAAAGTAGCTGATCAAGAGGCACTTCATCCTAGTTACTTATCTGCCCAAGTGGCAGTGAACTGA
- the LOC108220713 gene encoding threonine dehydratase 1 biosynthetic, chloroplastic, producing MEVVSTSTLSNQAQLYGLNLKTRMQLQCLPQTFGINTTNITTSTIYLRKTRIPVPTAIYVEAEAQAVLKQPVAQAHLLKCSSESLQYEAGKVGAVPDHRVTDGPVSAMEYVTSIFSAKVYDVAIETPLEKANKLSQRLGVHFWLKRETLQPVFSFKIRGAYNMMANLPKKQLERGVICSSAGNHAQGVALSANRLGCNAVIVMPVTTPEIKWRAVERLGATVVLVGDSYDEAEAYAIKTGKEEGRTFVPPFDHPDVIIGQGTVGMEIVRQVKGPLHAIFVPVGGGGLIAGVAAFVKRVLPEVKIIGVEPRDANAMALSLHHGERIVLDKVGGFADGVAVKVVGEETFRICRELLDGIVLVSRDAICASIKDMFEENRSILEPAGALALAGAEAYCKYYNLKDANVVAIASGANMNFDRLGLVTELADVGRQREAVLATIFPEELGRFKQFCGLVGPMNITEFRYRYNSAKEDALVLYRVGVHTKLELESMLERMDSSQLKTITLTDNDLVKDHLRHLMGARSGIQNELLCRFVFPERPGALMKFLDVFSPCWNITLFHYRTQGEAGANVLVGIQVPSTEMAEFHIRANNLGYSYTVENSNNAFQLLMG from the exons ATGGAAGTTGTCAGTACTTCAACACTTTCAAACCAAGCTCAACTTTATGGCCTCAATCTCAAAACTAGGATGCAACTCCAATGCTTGCCTCAAACATTCGGTATCAACACCACTAATATTACGACGAGTACTATTTATTTGCGGAAGACACGAATCCCCGTCCCCACCGCGATTTACGTGGAAGCGGAAGCACAGGCTGTGCTGAAACAGCCTGTTGCACAGGCTCACCTCTTAAAATGTTCGTCCGAGTCTCTTCAGTATGAAGCAGGGAAAGTTGGCGCAGTGCCGGACCATCGAGTCACCGATGGTCCGGTGAGCGCTATGGAGTACGTAACGAGCATATTTTCCGCAAAGGTGTACGATGTGGCGATCGAGACGCCGTTAGAGAAGGCGAATAAGTTGTCACAGAGGCTAGGTGTGCATTTTTGGCTCAAGCGAGAGACTCTTCAGCCT GTTTTCTCCTTCAAAATTCGAGGAGCGTATAATATGATGGCTAATCTTCCAAAGAAACAGCTGGAGAGAGGTGTTATATGCTCGTCAGCTGGAAATCATGCTCAAGGAGTTGCACTATCAGCCAACAGACTAGGATGCAATGCTGTTATAGTCATGCCTGTTACTACACCCGAAATTAAG TGGAGAGCAGTTGAGCGATTGGGTGCAACAGTTGTTCTAGTTGGTGATTCATATGATGAAGCAGAGGCATATGCAATCAAGACAGGCAAAGAAGAGGGACGCACATTTGTACCACCTTTCGATCATCCTGATGTGATTATTGGCCAAGGAACAGTTGGTATGGAGATTGTGCGACAAGTAAAAGGTCCGTTGCATGCAATATTTGTGCCTGTTGGGGGTGGTGGCTTAATAGCCGGCGTTGCTGCCTTTGTAAAGAGGGTTTTGCCAGAG GTTAAGATAATTGGGGTAGAACCACGTGATGCAAATGCAATGGCCTTGTCATTACATCATGGTGAGAGGATAGTGCTGGACAAAGTGGGAGGCTTTGCAGACGGAGTAGCTGTTAAAGTAGTTGGTGAAGAGACATTTCGCATTTGCAGGGAATTGCTAGACGGTATAGTACTCGTCAGCCGGGATGCAATCTGTGCCTCAATAAAG GACATGTTTGAGGAGAACAGGAGCATTTTAGAACCAGCTGGTGCCCTTGCTCTTGCAGGGGCAGAAGCGTACTGCAAATATTATAACCTCAAGGATGCAAATGTAGTAGCCATAGCCAGTGGGGCTAACATGAATTTTGATAGGTTGGGATTGGTAACTGAGCTTGCAGACGTTGGTAGGCAACGGGAAGCAGTGCTGGCAACTATTTTCCCAGAAGAGCTCGGCCGTTTTAAACAATTTTGTGGTCTT GTAGGACCAATGAATATCACCGAGTTCAGATATAGATATAATTCTGCTAAAGAAGATGCTTTAGTGCTTTACAG AGTTGGAGTTCACACAAAACTGGAACTCGAGTCCATGTTGGAGAGAATGGACTCTTCTCAACTGAAAACCATTACTCTTACAGATAACGACTTGGTTAAGGATCATCTACGACATCTG ATGGGAGCACGTTCAGGGATACAGAACGAGCTTCTCTGCCGGTTTGTTTTTCCAGAGAGGCCTGGCGCTTTAATGAAGTTTCTTGATGTCTTTAGTCCTTGTTGGAATATTACTCTGTTTCATTACCGCACACAG GGAGAAGCTGGTGCAAATGTGTTAGTAGGAATCCAAGTTCCTTCCACGGAAATGGCTGAGTTTCATATTCGAGCCAACAATCTCGGATACAGCTACACAGTGGAAAACAGTAACAATGCATTCCAGCTTCTAATGGGTTGA